ctaaaaaaaaaataagccCATGGTTTTACCTTCCTAATTCCTACTCTACCCGTGCCACAGAACAAGCGGTGGTAATTTAACATTACCAATTTTATCTCTCAATTTCTCCCTCACGCTCACGCTGCTATGTCCTAAACCATCAAAATACAGAAGATAGATCACTGGTCAGTATTGATAATAAAGAGTGGGAAGGGTAAGATGGACCAAAATATCTCACAGGCTCAGATTTGGATCCCCTCCACGCAGAAGCTACTCTTGCTTGCTTCAGTTGGATCCACGTTTTGTTCCTGAATCAATTTTCAGATTGAAGTACCCAAACATCTTTAAAGCATAGAAGATCCACGTTTGGGGCTCAGATCCATTTTTTAGGCCCAGATCCACGTTTCAGAAGctgaaccaaacacacactaacaCTAAGTCAGAATTTGAAATGTGATGTTTAAGTGAATCACCAAATTCATTCTGCAAAGATCATACAtaaaaactaatttaatttacgtTTTATCTTTATTGTTTGAATTTATTAAATTGTTGATGATTAATATAGAAATTTATTTATCGTCAGGGGTATTTTCATCTTTTGTGAACTAAATCATCTGACAATTATATTCAGGAACAAATTTTGTTTAAAAGAACAAATTTGGCTATTCACCGTGTGATGTTTCATGAAATTTGGAATCCTATCATGACAATCTCCTTGACCCTAAAtcattctcattttttattAAACAATTGTTATCGGGGTTTTGTAGATCATAAACAAAGTTTGGTTGGATCATCTTAGTCTTATTAGACCaatgatatttaaaataaataaaaaagtatgaaatttttagtttatttttctcGAATGTTATTGGTTCACCTAAAACTAAGatgatttaactcaaactttgtTTATGATCATTTAGGCAACCCTTTATTACTCATGAGTCTATTGTGAGTGACTGGGCGAAACTTTTTAACATGTCATCCTGAATTTTGTACAGTTTAGGTTGTCGGTAAACTTATGATGGTCAAGACTAATGACAATTTCATTAGGTTGAACGAAAAAACTCTCTTTGCTAGGGATGAGAGTGATTATACGTCAATTGAAAGAATTTTAACTCTTAATCTTATATGTCCATCGTGACAATGTTGCAATTCTCATTTACCTAATTTTTGTGATCCTATCTATGTTTCAAATGCACCACAAAATAATCGATGTTCATCAATGAGATATTGATTAAATGATGCAATTTACTTAATATATAGCTTatgatttgaattttgaaagagtTTCTTAACATTATATCACCTTAAAGTCATTTGGTTGTTGTTTGATGGTCTTTAAGCTGGTAGGTATTGGGCAAGTGCAGTAGCTCCCACTCTATGTTTCTATACATTTTGGATTGAATCATGATATTCAACGTAGTTAGTTCAAATATTTTGACATGTTTAACTGCATAACTACACGATATTAGAGGTGTTGCTACCACCCAATATCTTCCAACTCAAAAACCATCAAAcaacaaataaatgaataagcttatataaatgataaatttgatggtatttcattttttttataaacattcAATACTCAATCACCTTTTAAAATGATGTCGCCAGATTCATGATTTAGTCACAGTCAAGGCTTACGATCACTCCCCATGGTGTAttgtgtggggatcgaaccTGAGAACTCTTCCCAGTTCCCACACACTCAGTTTGCGTTGCTAGTTGATCTACCCCTCTTGAATGATGGTATTTCATTTAAAACATATTGAGTAATTTTCACCATTTATGATTTCTTGGGAACACATATTAAAAGTGCACATTCAATATTACTTTAGTTTGTCATCGAATGATAATTTAAGTGATAAGTAGGAATTGAACATATACTAAGTGTATCTTTCAaatgtaaaaaattaatattattttagttttttattttaaaaaatcgaGGTGTTTCAATAAAGAAAAATACGTTACGTTAACAGCATACAGGGAAAGGAAAGGGTTGGTTTATGGGGCCTTTTAAATGGGCCCAACacaaaagtaacaacaaaataaacataacaaaaagtaacgccgttgccggggatcgaacccgggtcACCCGCGTGACAGGAGGGAATACTTACCACTATACTACAACGACTTAGATGCTAGTCTCATGCAACTTAAGCTAAATAATACAAAACAACATAACGCGCCGAAGAGTGAAAAACCAAACAACTGCtccatctctttctctctcccacAGTGTCACTTCAGAAATCGGAACTCATCTCTGGATTTCAATTTCTTCTGAATCGTCGATTACCTCTTAATCGGTGATATCTGGAAATCGAAGTTCAACAGAAATGCTTCTCGGCGACGGAGGCGAAACTCCCTCAAGGTAACATATACCCGATGTTCTCATTCATTCTCACTCTTGTTTAGGGCTTCATTTcacatcttatattttttttccaatttgtTATTGATTTGTGTTTCCAAGGTATGAATTATTGAGCATGGTGAAGAAGCACTCCAATTTGATAGGGAAAACGGTTGTTGAGGAGCAGGATGCTGCTGATGTCGAAATGGATATGAGGTTTTGGCATGATGTATTTGATTTGTATTTCGTCCGTGGCAAGGAATCTAGGGGACGCCAAGACGATGATCTCGTTTTCTTTGTCAGAAAATTGGTATGTCCTTTCAGGTTTATTATAATGATTTTCATGTTAAGTTTCTATTCTTGTGACTTGTAATGTAAGAatcattgttgttgttgatcaTTTTAGAAGTGTTCTTTTCCTATAGGGTTCAGGTTCCTATAATGATTCAGAGACTGTTGATCCTTATTTTGTACGCAGGTGGGCTCCTGAGGTAAATTCAACATTCAAAATCTATttgagctttctttcagatATGTATTTGTGTGTGGGTGTGCGCGCATGCGTGACATTGCTCGAGTTCAGATACTATCTAAGTGTATTGTGAAGAATCTCAAAGATTCTTCTTAATGCATACTTACATGTCCAAAGAAAATCAAACTAAGGCGAAAACTGTTAATAATGGTGTGTGAGTGTTAATGGCATTCATGGATATATAGGTGTTAAACACTATTTGTCATTAGTTGGGTCTTACCTTCCTAAGCTGAATTTTCTAATGATAAAAAACATGAATTGCTCGTTAATTTGTTCTGTGAATGAGCTAGCATAACTTCTAGCTTCATATTAGATGGCCCTGGAATAGTATGAGTTGGCCTGTGGTATTCAACTCTTGATTCTTAATAGCATTTAATATGTTTGCTGATTATGTGCAATGAGGTTATTTATTTTGTGAACCAATTCTATTTTTTAATTCCTACAACTCTTTAGGCTTATTGAATAACTCTTTTGACTTAGGCTTTGGTTTACATCCATTGTGATGCCAAATAATGTTATTCATTTTTTCTCCCCCAGTTGAGCAACTTAGTTGACGAAACTTCTGTAGATGTGGATTGGAGGCGTTCATTTTACTTGAATTTAATTGCTCATACATCATTTAGTGTAACTGTTGCAATTTGCAGGTAATAGTTTCCCTTCCTTAATTTCTTGTCCATCATTGTGCTTGACCTTGCTTTATCTGTTAGTTCGCTTCACAAAGATTTAGATCACCTTAAATAATGATCTTCTGCATGCATCAATTGATTGATCCTCAATCTAATCTACAGAGAGTGGTTCTCTAATTTACTTGTTTTCTCAATATATTATTAGTTGTATGATTGTATCTAATCATTGTATGTCTATGATTTGATACAATCATACAATTAATCTATGTTGGTAAGATATTGAGAAAACAAGTAATTAGAAAACCACTTTCTGTAGATTGAGGATCAATCAATGTTAGAGAACCACTCATACAACTAATGATATCTAATATACTTAATACCCTAATTTTGGTTTGATTATATTCGAGTATCTTTTTGAAACATTCCTTGACTTTGACGAAGaaaacttataattttttaataaaaggtCATAAAATTGGTTTTTATCTAGGTTATTTGATTCAAACTATATATTTCACTAGTCACCAGGTTCTTCAGAAACACCAAGTTGCGCAGGATGCACCTTTATCTCCTATATATAAGGTAAATGTTATATAATGAATCTTTGTCTACCAGTTGGATTATCTTCACTTCCTCTGCTTGTAATTATTTCTAAATGACAAAATTTGATTTCCTTTTCATTagtttcacctttttgtttttGAGGGTAGATTTGTCATCCCAATCTCCAATTTAGTGGGATGATGATGAAGCATGTCCTTATGTGGGAGATAGATTGATTTTTGTTGTTGGACACTGCTCAAGCTGCTGCTTGGGCAGGTTTTGGGCCTTAGTTTCTTGAAAGGAAGTCTAGTTCTGTAGCAAggcttttatttatttcagttttgGGCCTTAGTTTCTTCAAGATACATATCCATGGTTTCATTTCAGTTTTTTGGGctgtttatttatttctttttattgaGTGGGGAGTGCTTTTCTGTAGCAAGGCCGACACTGTTTTCCCAGTGATTGCAGACTCAAAGTGGTGTTTTGGATATTCAAAATGTCTGaaactatatatataaacatacatATATATTGTATTCTAATTTGGCAACATGCCCCATTGCACTTTCTCAGGTTGTGAAAACTGTTTATGCATCTCCAAGTCGCGTAAATTTTCAATTGGACTCTAAGAAGGCAAGTGTGCTTATCCCTTTTATATATCTTTGGGAGAAAGAAGGAATACTATCTTTCAAAAACATTCGTATTTTATTGACAACAACACTGAACTGTATACAGGAAGTGGAAACGTCACCTGCTTATCCAGATATATGTTTTGCAATTGATGATTTTGACTCCACCTTTGATGCTGTGGTAATATACTATTTTAGTAGTATGTTATTCTTACATTTTGAATTGCATTTCCATGTATGGAATGTTTAAATATTCAATATTTCACGTTTTCTATTTAGCTGAGATGTCCAAGAATATTACTTCAGATACACGGCTTTATCTTGCTAGTTTCATGTCGAAAGAAATGTTACCTTGAAATTAAAATAACCTCTATTCAAATATGGTCAAACTTCCAATAAATAAAGTATACTAGCAAAAAAACGTCTAATGCAGATTAATGGCAGTTCTTGTTAATTGCTATTGCTAATGCTGTGCAGTTAAAAGCTGAATTTTGTTATTGATGTACATGCTGAAATCTTAATTCACATTGTGA
This is a stretch of genomic DNA from Lotus japonicus ecotype B-129 chromosome 1, LjGifu_v1.2. It encodes these proteins:
- the LOC130723702 gene encoding uncharacterized protein LOC130723702; this translates as MLLGDGGETPSRYELLSMVKKHSNLIGKTVVEEQDAADVEMDMRFWHDVFDLYFVRGKESRGRQDDDLVFFVRKLGSGSYNDSETVDPYFVRRWAPELSNLVDETSVDVDWRRSFYLNLIAHTSFSVTVAICSHQVLQKHQVAQDAPLSPIYKVVKTVYASPSRVNFQLDSKKASVLIPFIYLWEKEGILSFKNIRILLTTTLNCIQEVETSPAYPDICFAIDDFDSTFDAVVLSEKDHCYCVVLNAHDGAAFPSQKVSNDCSTSDNSSPEVCTSSTKRKDTKLTLFSGFVSYQMVRDAYDAGKSRFGSLLSGGNYPGKTDRIYMRGPGGRGEVEVAVSGVTDQSQQDSDPSSPVISKKGFGLGVIARRAASVASVAARHAYAAASASSSNFDEMIPLKCSLMSISLPWEHIAHDLLFKGAPPVNM